One stretch of Streptomyces hygroscopicus DNA includes these proteins:
- a CDS encoding Beta-ketoacyl synthase, giving the protein MSREVLLTGFGVRTAFGAGADALREGVFDGRPAFGPITRFDTGPYRTGLAATCGQAAPLRDVLAEVAAAAVGMAGLPTGARAAVLVGTAGDFTGLTRFWRALNSPGSPDSPGSPSSPGAAASGGTAETVPAWQAEALADALGVRGPRLAFTGACVASAAAIAHGCQLIASGRAETAICAGAYLVEEENLAKFDSGFALSRDGMVRPFCADRSGLLLGDGAAAIVLESVDGARRRGARALGALTGWGAAGDAHHIARPHPEGAGLVAAAGRALRRAGGPRIDYVNAHGTATRHNDPAETRGLRTLFGADAARTPVSSTKSTTGHLLEAAGAVELVITLLALRDGVLPPTAGFTEPDPHCDLDYVPNRPHKAELRRALTVNAAFGGANTALVLERA; this is encoded by the coding sequence ATGAGTCGTGAGGTGCTGCTGACCGGATTCGGGGTGCGTACGGCCTTCGGCGCCGGGGCGGACGCACTGCGGGAGGGCGTCTTCGACGGGAGACCCGCCTTCGGGCCGATCACCCGCTTCGACACCGGCCCGTACCGAACGGGCCTGGCCGCCACCTGCGGCCAGGCCGCCCCGCTGCGCGACGTGCTGGCCGAAGTCGCCGCGGCGGCGGTCGGCATGGCCGGGCTGCCGACGGGTGCGCGGGCCGCCGTCCTGGTGGGGACCGCGGGGGATTTCACCGGTCTGACCCGTTTCTGGCGCGCCCTGAACTCTCCCGGCTCACCCGACTCACCTGGCTCTCCCAGCTCTCCCGGCGCGGCGGCCTCCGGCGGCACTGCGGAGACCGTGCCCGCCTGGCAGGCCGAGGCCCTCGCGGACGCGCTCGGCGTGCGCGGCCCCCGGCTGGCGTTCACCGGCGCGTGCGTCGCCTCGGCCGCGGCGATCGCGCATGGCTGCCAGCTCATCGCCTCCGGCCGGGCGGAGACCGCGATCTGCGCGGGGGCGTACCTGGTGGAGGAGGAGAACCTGGCCAAGTTCGACTCGGGATTCGCCCTTTCCCGGGACGGAATGGTGCGGCCGTTCTGCGCCGACCGCAGTGGTCTGCTGCTCGGGGACGGAGCCGCCGCCATCGTGCTCGAATCCGTCGACGGCGCCCGGCGCAGGGGGGCGCGCGCGCTCGGTGCGCTGACCGGCTGGGGCGCCGCCGGCGACGCCCACCACATCGCGCGGCCCCATCCGGAAGGCGCCGGGCTGGTCGCGGCCGCCGGCCGGGCCCTGCGGCGTGCGGGCGGCCCGCGGATCGACTACGTGAACGCGCATGGCACCGCGACCCGGCACAACGACCCCGCCGAGACGCGCGGACTGCGCACGCTCTTCGGCGCGGACGCGGCCCGGACGCCGGTGAGCTCGACGAAGAGCACCACGGGACATCTGCTGGAGGCGGCCGGAGCGGTGGAACTCGTGATCACCCTGCTCGCGCTGCGGGACGGGGTCCTGCCGCCCACCGCCGGATTCACCGAACCGGATCCACACTGCGATCTCGACTATGTGCCGAACCGCCCCCACAAGGCCGAGCTCCGGCGCGCGCTCACCGTCAACGCCGCGTTCGGTGGCGCCAACACCGCGCTGGTACTGGAGCGAGCATGA
- a CDS encoding AMP-binding protein translates to MITKQERARISEDAALGAGNVIHRLKAYGRPLDEQVLWTDTTWQAPDGGHPEVLTLGELHEAVEIYASWYHAQGVGPRDPVAIQTYSSTEFAINFLALTSLGAIPSFVNGNLRPEIAREYVRRQGAVGAVTDRAHHAVLAPGRAELGLGFCVTAADIRAEDREPLPAAYPYSHHATDPIIISHSSGTTGMPKAVPHTHQTLLYAQLHRLKLSVGSAMGRLLVALPGSHNAAISVMLFGFLLRSPVSMLSSQRGTDVLDAMESFRPTTVFAFAGTYGEMAAQDLSARDLSSVEAWYNTGDAAHETHIKALIEQGSHETVGRDLKRRRVPGSVFTDGLGSSETGYSLFHNGHKPGRSSFSRCVGKPMSFAEAAVLSEDGTPLPPGEIGRLGVRSPTLTPGYWNDSLTFHRLRLGGYWLTGDLSYRDEEGNFYHLDRAPDAIRTPTGIVFSTRTEELLLREMPGLDDCTVVAVAPEGVRADWDGDGTADAYALLQVRADAADTETDDARWTAEVNQVLVAAGFPQLTGALRMDASEVVKGATGKVLKREMRERFRARVAAGELDGKVR, encoded by the coding sequence ATGATCACCAAGCAGGAACGCGCGCGGATCAGCGAGGACGCCGCCCTGGGGGCCGGGAATGTGATCCACCGGCTGAAGGCGTACGGCAGACCGCTCGACGAGCAGGTCCTGTGGACCGACACCACCTGGCAGGCCCCGGACGGCGGCCACCCCGAGGTGCTGACCCTGGGCGAGCTGCACGAGGCCGTGGAGATCTACGCGAGCTGGTACCACGCACAGGGCGTCGGGCCCCGCGACCCGGTGGCGATCCAGACCTATTCCAGCACCGAGTTCGCCATCAACTTCCTCGCCCTCACCTCCCTGGGCGCGATCCCCTCCTTCGTCAACGGCAACCTCCGCCCGGAGATCGCCCGCGAGTATGTGCGGCGCCAGGGCGCGGTGGGAGCCGTCACCGACCGGGCCCATCACGCGGTCCTCGCCCCCGGCCGTGCCGAACTGGGCCTCGGCTTCTGTGTCACGGCGGCCGACATCCGCGCGGAGGACCGCGAGCCCCTCCCCGCGGCCTATCCGTACTCTCACCACGCCACCGATCCGATCATCATCTCGCACTCCTCGGGCACCACCGGGATGCCCAAGGCCGTTCCGCACACGCATCAGACCCTGCTGTATGCGCAATTGCACCGGCTGAAGCTGTCGGTCGGCTCCGCGATGGGCAGGCTGCTGGTCGCGCTGCCCGGCTCGCACAACGCCGCCATCTCGGTCATGCTGTTCGGCTTCCTGCTGCGCTCGCCCGTATCCATGCTGTCCAGCCAGAGGGGGACCGACGTCCTGGACGCCATGGAGTCGTTCCGCCCCACCACGGTGTTCGCGTTCGCCGGAACCTACGGGGAGATGGCCGCCCAGGATCTCTCCGCCCGCGATCTGTCCAGCGTGGAGGCGTGGTACAACACCGGGGACGCGGCGCACGAGACCCATATCAAGGCGCTGATCGAGCAGGGCAGCCATGAGACGGTCGGCCGGGATCTGAAGCGGCGCCGGGTCCCCGGCTCCGTTTTCACGGACGGACTCGGCTCCTCCGAGACCGGCTACTCGCTCTTTCACAACGGACACAAGCCCGGCAGGTCGTCCTTCTCGCGCTGCGTCGGCAAACCGATGAGCTTCGCCGAGGCGGCGGTGCTCTCCGAGGACGGCACACCGCTGCCGCCCGGCGAGATCGGCCGCCTCGGCGTGCGCTCGCCCACCCTCACCCCCGGATACTGGAACGACTCGCTGACCTTCCACCGGCTGCGGCTCGGTGGCTACTGGCTCACCGGCGATCTGTCCTATCGGGACGAGGAAGGAAACTTCTACCACCTGGACCGCGCGCCGGACGCGATCCGCACCCCCACGGGCATCGTGTTCAGCACCCGCACCGAGGAGTTGCTGCTGCGCGAGATGCCCGGGCTCGACGACTGCACGGTGGTGGCGGTCGCGCCCGAGGGCGTACGAGCGGACTGGGACGGCGACGGGACCGCCGACGCCTACGCCCTGCTGCAGGTGCGCGCGGACGCGGCGGACACGGAGACCGACGACGCCCGATGGACGGCCGAGGTCAACCAGGTGCTGGTCGCCGCGGGCTTCCCGCAGCTGACCGGAGCGCTCCGGATGGACGCGAGCGAGGTGGTGAAGGGAGCCACCGGCAAGGTGCTCAAACGGGAGATGCGCGAACGCTTCCGGGCCCGGGTGGCCGCCGGCGAGCTGGACGGGAAGGTGCGATGA
- a CDS encoding dehydrogenase produces the protein MTARVLVAGATGVIGRALVPLLRAGGHHVTALVREPSRAAGLALDGVVVADALEAEAVRAAVLSARPEVVVHQLTALRGPAPEGFERTARLRTEGTAHLIAAAEAAGAERMVAQSIAFATAPRGGPVLTEDAPLYVDAPDPGWALTTRAIAELERRVLGAAHLSGTVLRYGTLYGPGTLYHRGGAIGGAVARGRLPLPESAAGVTSFLHIEDAARAAVCAVEADTDGVFNVADDDPAEAAVWLPEYARLLGAPPPRTVPAQLAERLLGWLTSYQLTAMRGAANDRVRQSLNWKPSAPSWRTRLADD, from the coding sequence ATGACCGCGCGTGTCCTTGTCGCCGGAGCCACCGGGGTGATCGGCCGTGCACTGGTTCCGCTGCTCCGGGCCGGCGGCCATCATGTGACCGCGCTGGTACGGGAGCCGTCCCGGGCGGCCGGGCTGGCCCTGGACGGCGTCGTGGTGGCCGACGCGCTGGAAGCCGAGGCGGTGCGCGCGGCGGTGCTCTCGGCCCGGCCCGAGGTGGTGGTGCATCAGCTGACCGCCCTGCGCGGCCCCGCTCCGGAGGGCTTCGAGCGGACCGCCCGGCTGCGCACCGAAGGCACCGCGCATCTGATCGCGGCGGCCGAGGCCGCTGGGGCGGAACGGATGGTGGCGCAGAGCATCGCGTTCGCCACGGCTCCCCGCGGCGGGCCGGTGCTCACCGAGGACGCACCGCTGTATGTCGACGCACCGGACCCGGGCTGGGCGCTCACCACGCGCGCGATCGCCGAACTGGAGCGCCGGGTGCTGGGCGCGGCACACCTCTCCGGGACCGTACTGCGCTACGGAACCCTGTACGGGCCGGGCACCCTCTACCACCGCGGCGGTGCGATCGGCGGCGCGGTGGCGCGCGGCAGGCTGCCACTGCCGGAGTCCGCCGCCGGGGTCACCTCGTTCCTCCACATCGAGGACGCCGCACGGGCCGCGGTGTGCGCCGTCGAAGCGGATACCGACGGTGTGTTCAACGTGGCCGATGACGACCCGGCGGAGGCCGCGGTCTGGCTGCCCGAGTACGCCCGTCTGCTCGGAGCGCCCCCGCCCCGTACGGTGCCGGCGCAGCTGGCCGAGCGGTTGCTGGGCTGGCTCACCAGCTACCAGCTCACCGCCATGCGCGGCGCGGCCAACGACCGCGTACGGCAGTCGCTCAACTGGAAGCCCTCGGCGCCGAGCTGGCGGACACGACTGGCCGACGACTGA
- a CDS encoding major facilitator superfamily MFS_1, whose amino-acid sequence MRAWLPDARGHRRLFSALSIDALGTGLFLPFSILYFTATTELTLGRVGLALSIAALVRIPATAGAGMFCDRFGARSTVIVSNLIQAVGFFNYLFVGSFGHLLGAAVVVQLGNSAFWVAYPALVHDVAEGKRQESWFALITTLRQAGLGVGALGASLAVAIGGVNGYTTIVAVNALSFTVAAILTRLDSSGGAHAVGVSGAPEHDDSPQHTAKGGWASTLRDQPFLGFVVLNFGLALLSLAFGLAVPVFLVNTVHLPPWIPGTVLAVNAVLGALGATPVGAAITGHRRWSSLMASQAIVGGAFVAVLCCAYVPSAVSICLALVAVVLVTVGELIQSLIVSPIVNDCATAASRGRYNSLSQMAFSIGDVVTPALMAVLLAHGPAATWIPMAALAIVDMLGIALLAGHLPAMRRRVNHPGRTGPDAV is encoded by the coding sequence GTGCGCGCATGGCTTCCCGACGCCCGTGGCCACCGGCGCCTGTTTTCCGCGCTGTCCATCGATGCCCTGGGCACCGGCCTCTTTCTGCCGTTCTCGATCCTCTATTTCACCGCGACGACCGAGCTGACCCTCGGCAGGGTCGGACTGGCCTTGTCCATCGCGGCGCTGGTCCGCATTCCGGCGACCGCGGGCGCCGGAATGTTCTGCGATCGGTTCGGCGCCCGCAGCACGGTGATCGTCTCCAATCTCATCCAGGCGGTCGGGTTCTTCAACTACCTGTTCGTGGGCTCCTTCGGTCACCTGCTCGGCGCCGCGGTCGTCGTGCAGCTCGGCAACTCGGCGTTCTGGGTGGCCTATCCGGCCCTGGTGCATGACGTCGCCGAGGGGAAGCGCCAGGAATCCTGGTTCGCCCTGATCACCACGCTGCGCCAGGCGGGACTCGGCGTCGGCGCTCTCGGCGCGAGCCTCGCTGTCGCGATCGGCGGAGTGAACGGATACACCACGATCGTCGCGGTCAACGCCCTGTCGTTCACCGTCGCGGCGATCCTGACACGGCTCGACTCCTCAGGCGGTGCGCACGCCGTGGGCGTCAGCGGCGCGCCGGAACACGACGACTCGCCACAACACACCGCCAAGGGGGGCTGGGCGAGCACGCTCCGGGATCAGCCCTTCCTCGGATTCGTCGTGCTCAACTTCGGCCTCGCCCTGCTCTCGCTCGCCTTCGGCCTCGCCGTTCCCGTCTTCCTCGTCAACACGGTGCACCTGCCGCCGTGGATACCCGGCACCGTCCTCGCGGTCAACGCCGTACTCGGCGCGCTGGGCGCCACGCCCGTGGGTGCCGCGATCACCGGGCATCGGCGATGGAGCAGCCTGATGGCATCGCAGGCCATCGTCGGCGGTGCGTTTGTCGCGGTGCTGTGCTGCGCGTATGTGCCGTCGGCCGTCAGTATCTGTCTCGCTCTCGTCGCGGTCGTCCTGGTGACCGTCGGCGAACTGATCCAGAGCCTGATCGTGTCGCCCATCGTCAACGACTGTGCCACCGCGGCGAGTCGCGGCCGGTACAACTCGCTCTCCCAGATGGCCTTCAGCATCGGTGACGTGGTCACGCCCGCGCTCATGGCCGTGCTGCTCGCCCATGGACCGGCCGCCACCTGGATACCGATGGCGGCCCTGGCCATCGTCGACATGCTCGGTATCGCCCTGCTCGCCGGCCACCTCCCCGCGATGCGGCGACGCGTCAATCACCCCGGCCGCACCGGACCCGACGCCGTGTAG
- a CDS encoding MitR protein: protein MRAATLINRRNVLRAGTVGVLGTEVAGLPSSPAAAAPPAEVADRVSERDFELLAQALSSRSTLYRPGDSGYPPLALPFNHRYAGIRPAGIVACATTRDVRASVHWARAVGLPAVPRSGLGHNYAGYSATTGLLLNMARMKSIVSTPLPGARSRTRTYGRMRVVHDAGTLTVGAGVTNADLHPMLEDHGMFVPTGRCPTVGVAGLVLGGGIGFSDKMFGLTCDRLVSTTVVLADGRVVEAGQDSHPDLFWACRGGAGNNFGVNTSFTFQYERFQGDVGFYELRWSLDSVLPVIAAAQQIAVHTLDDKRFHLRVGMGTHGLTRDQIHANAGVNAIGQYYGDLEELRAILAPLLAIGTAEERARNKASVREVTPGQASALLSATTPVQQFAAKSAVLTSRTLLTDEQIGAAAEQLLDWPGSDNEDGAGFAMFALGGEINQVPPDATAFVHRNAAFVLAAETSWADYDPPRVATANLHWLNEFYQSIFGETPPPHSYQNFPDPTLKDWRRAYYGANYDRLVRVNRTYDPTNFFSYPQGIGT, encoded by the coding sequence GTGAGGGCAGCCACGTTGATCAACAGGCGGAACGTACTGCGGGCGGGCACTGTGGGTGTTCTGGGCACGGAGGTGGCGGGCCTGCCATCATCGCCGGCCGCTGCCGCGCCACCCGCCGAGGTGGCGGATCGGGTCAGCGAACGGGACTTTGAGCTGCTGGCTCAGGCGCTGTCGTCCCGTTCCACCCTCTATCGGCCGGGAGATTCCGGCTACCCGCCGCTGGCGCTTCCGTTCAACCACCGCTACGCCGGGATCCGCCCCGCGGGGATCGTGGCGTGCGCCACGACCAGGGATGTCCGTGCGTCGGTCCACTGGGCCCGCGCGGTGGGGCTGCCCGCCGTGCCTCGTTCCGGGCTGGGCCACAACTACGCCGGGTACTCCGCCACCACCGGTCTGCTGCTCAACATGGCCCGCATGAAGAGCATCGTCTCCACCCCGCTACCGGGTGCCCGCTCGCGGACCCGGACCTACGGACGGATGAGGGTCGTTCACGACGCGGGCACCCTCACCGTGGGAGCCGGCGTCACCAACGCCGACCTGCACCCGATGCTGGAGGACCACGGCATGTTCGTGCCGACCGGCCGCTGCCCCACGGTCGGGGTGGCCGGGCTGGTGCTGGGCGGCGGTATCGGCTTCAGCGACAAGATGTTCGGCCTGACCTGTGACCGGCTGGTCTCGACGACCGTGGTACTCGCCGACGGCCGCGTGGTGGAGGCCGGTCAGGACTCGCACCCCGACCTGTTCTGGGCCTGTCGCGGCGGGGCGGGAAACAACTTCGGTGTCAATACCTCCTTTACGTTCCAGTACGAGCGGTTCCAGGGCGACGTGGGCTTCTACGAGCTGCGCTGGAGCCTGGACTCGGTACTGCCGGTGATCGCCGCCGCGCAACAGATCGCCGTGCACACCCTGGACGACAAGCGATTCCATCTCCGCGTCGGCATGGGCACCCACGGGCTCACCAGGGACCAGATCCACGCCAACGCGGGCGTCAACGCCATCGGCCAGTACTACGGCGACCTCGAGGAGTTGCGCGCCATCCTGGCTCCACTGCTCGCCATCGGCACGGCGGAGGAGCGCGCCCGCAACAAGGCGTCCGTCCGCGAGGTCACTCCGGGTCAGGCGAGCGCGCTGCTGAGCGCGACCACGCCGGTGCAACAGTTCGCCGCCAAGTCGGCGGTTCTCACCTCCCGGACGCTCCTGACCGATGAGCAGATCGGTGCCGCCGCCGAGCAGCTCCTGGACTGGCCCGGCAGCGACAACGAGGACGGGGCCGGGTTCGCCATGTTCGCCCTCGGTGGCGAGATCAACCAAGTGCCGCCGGACGCGACGGCGTTCGTGCACCGAAACGCGGCGTTCGTCCTCGCCGCGGAGACCTCCTGGGCGGATTATGACCCGCCACGCGTTGCCACGGCGAATCTTCACTGGCTCAATGAGTTCTACCAGAGCATTTTCGGTGAAACGCCTCCGCCGCATTCCTATCAGAATTTCCCGGACCCGACTCTGAAGGACTGGCGGCGGGCGTATTACGGCGCGAATTACGACCGGCTGGTCCGAGTGAATCGGACGTACGATCCGACCAATTTCTTCAGCTACCCACAAGGGATCGGCACCTGA
- a CDS encoding sodium:proton antiporter yields the protein MRGLEVIVVVLAAVLTMTWLARRLRWNEPVMLVAGGCLIGLIPDFRGPALPPEVVLLLFLPPLLYWESLTTSLREIRTNVRGIVLLATGLVLATAAAVASVGHALGLSWPLAFVLGAVVAPTDAIAVATVARGLPRRIRTILRAESLINDGTALTLYAVVIGVAVEGLAVTWTDTAVRFLLAYAGGAAIGCGCAAVVVALRRRLRDRSVENALGVLTPFATYLPAQVLGVSGVLAVVTCGLILSQAGPKVISAGSRVQIISFWEVSTSLLNSALFVLVGVQTPAIVSGIGSVSPGHAVITASLVSGVVIATRLLWLYSVPYLIRAVDRRPVQRTLRYGARQRFPLAWSGVRGAVSLAAALAVPTTTAAGRPLAGHGLLVFTAVTVILVTLVLQGTTMPAVIRWSGLHGDPDENAEERRAHRHIIAAALEALPDHAKRLKTPPETADAILSELRQYAAEKAEPPDTDDTGVRAGLELRRALIGVERSALIRLRDQRSIDDIVLRRLQSLLDTEEIRIELALRAFTGRPP from the coding sequence ATGCGTGGCCTCGAAGTCATCGTGGTGGTGCTCGCGGCGGTGCTGACCATGACCTGGCTGGCTCGCCGCCTGCGCTGGAACGAGCCGGTCATGCTGGTGGCGGGCGGCTGCCTGATCGGCCTGATTCCCGACTTCCGCGGGCCGGCCCTGCCGCCCGAGGTGGTCCTGCTGCTGTTCCTGCCCCCACTGCTCTACTGGGAGTCGCTGACCACCTCCCTCCGTGAGATCCGGACGAACGTGCGCGGCATTGTGCTGCTCGCGACCGGTCTGGTGCTGGCCACCGCCGCCGCCGTGGCCTCGGTGGGGCACGCGCTGGGCCTTTCCTGGCCACTCGCCTTTGTCCTCGGTGCCGTCGTCGCCCCCACGGACGCCATCGCCGTGGCGACGGTCGCCCGTGGGCTGCCCCGCCGGATCCGGACCATCCTCCGGGCGGAGAGCCTGATCAACGACGGCACCGCGCTCACCCTCTACGCCGTGGTGATCGGCGTCGCCGTCGAGGGGCTGGCCGTCACCTGGACGGACACCGCCGTGCGCTTCCTGCTCGCCTACGCGGGCGGTGCCGCGATCGGTTGCGGATGCGCCGCCGTCGTAGTCGCTCTGCGCAGGCGGCTGCGTGACCGCAGCGTGGAAAACGCCTTGGGCGTGCTCACTCCGTTCGCCACCTATCTGCCCGCGCAAGTGCTGGGCGTCTCCGGCGTCCTGGCGGTGGTCACCTGCGGTCTCATCCTCAGCCAGGCGGGCCCCAAGGTGATCAGTGCGGGCTCCAGAGTGCAGATCATCTCTTTCTGGGAGGTGAGCACCTCCCTCCTCAACAGCGCCCTCTTCGTCCTGGTCGGCGTCCAGACGCCCGCCATCGTCAGCGGGATCGGCTCCGTCTCCCCGGGACACGCGGTCATCACCGCCTCGCTGGTCAGCGGCGTAGTGATCGCCACCCGACTGCTGTGGCTGTACTCGGTGCCCTACCTCATCCGCGCCGTCGACCGCCGCCCGGTCCAGCGCACGCTGCGCTACGGCGCCCGGCAGAGGTTCCCGCTCGCCTGGAGCGGGGTGCGCGGTGCCGTCTCGCTCGCGGCCGCCCTCGCCGTCCCGACCACCACCGCCGCGGGCCGGCCGCTCGCGGGACACGGCCTGCTGGTCTTCACCGCCGTAACCGTCATCCTGGTCACGCTGGTCCTCCAGGGGACGACGATGCCCGCGGTGATCCGCTGGTCGGGACTGCACGGCGATCCCGACGAGAACGCCGAGGAACGCCGCGCCCATCGCCACATCATCGCCGCCGCGTTGGAGGCCCTTCCCGACCACGCCAAGCGTCTGAAAACCCCGCCGGAGACCGCCGACGCCATCCTGAGCGAACTGCGCCAGTACGCCGCCGAGAAGGCGGAACCACCGGATACCGACGACACCGGTGTGCGGGCCGGGCTCGAACTGCGCCGCGCCCTGATCGGCGTCGAACGCAGCGCCCTGATCCGCCTGCGGGACCAGCGCAGCATCGACGACATCGTTCTGCGCCGGCTGCAGTCGCTGCTGGACACCGAGGAAATCAGGATTGAGCTGGCCCTGCGTGCCTTCACCGGCCGGCCGCCGTAG
- a CDS encoding signal peptidase I, with protein sequence MARRTCPSAAVTAVLGLGMALITGTVLRRTLVVVTVRGGSMEPTYRDGERVLVRRGGRCAVGHVVVVRQRNGSRSSPAPSQAAAVGTLGTGTGQEWMIKRVAAVAGDRPPPGALPEPDAATGGCVPPGTLVLLGDNTHNSYDSRQTGYFPASHVLGTVIRSRPRPRPRPRPTYA encoded by the coding sequence ATGGCGAGACGGACATGTCCGAGCGCGGCGGTGACGGCGGTCCTGGGACTGGGGATGGCACTCATCACGGGAACGGTGCTGCGACGAACGCTCGTGGTCGTAACCGTACGGGGCGGGAGCATGGAACCCACGTACCGCGACGGGGAGCGGGTGCTGGTGCGGCGTGGCGGACGGTGCGCGGTTGGGCACGTGGTCGTCGTGCGGCAGAGGAACGGCTCACGCTCGTCACCCGCCCCAAGCCAGGCGGCGGCCGTAGGTACCCTAGGTACAGGTACCGGACAAGAGTGGATGATCAAGCGGGTGGCGGCGGTGGCGGGCGACCGGCCACCCCCGGGGGCACTGCCAGAGCCGGACGCCGCCACGGGTGGTTGTGTCCCACCCGGGACGCTGGTGCTCCTGGGCGACAACACACACAACAGCTACGACTCCCGCCAGACCGGCTACTTCCCCGCAAGCCACGTCCTCGGCACCGTCATCCGGTCCCGGCCCCGGCCCCGGCCCCGGCCCCGGCCGACGTACGCATAG
- a CDS encoding multidrug ABC transporter permease, with protein sequence MRGRGGHEESTADTVYAPSGRSGRAVIALRRIAAVCAVTARAAPGTLLLHAGLSLLVSALPVVTAWLMKLVLDDLANGAPGTLLWPGTALAGLGVTAVVASQTMRYARAELDRRVGLEMQDRLFAAVDGFVGLGRFENPHFLDRLRLAQQAGHETAAHVAESILGVVRAGATIGGFLGSLLLVSPVMAGILLVAGAPVLWSEVALARRRAQMLWEVGPVERREFFYADLLSSVEAAKEVRLFGTGPFLRERMLTERRTANTAKRAMDRREIAVQTGLGGLAALVSGGGLLWAVLAARGGALSVGDVTMFVAAIAGVQGALASLAGDAAQGQQTLLMFDHYTAVTQATSDLPVADRPRPLPTLRHGIEFRDVWFRYSPDLPWVLRGVDLRIPQGRALALVGLNGAGKSTLVKLICRFYDPTHGAILWDGVDIREVDPARLRERVGAVFQDYMQYDMTAAENIALGDLTVLTERDRSYERMRQAARRAGIDRRLDALPRGYDTLLTRMFFTQEDKGNPETGVVLSGGQWQRLALARAFLRDGYARRELMILDEPSAGLDAEAEHEIHASLQSDRSARTSLLISHRLSALRDADIIVVLRDGRVAEQGNHTVLMAAGGEYARLFTLQAGGYQLSAGESPLTPEEAR encoded by the coding sequence ATGCGCGGGCGAGGCGGCCACGAGGAGTCGACGGCGGACACCGTCTACGCCCCTTCCGGGCGCTCGGGGCGCGCCGTGATCGCGCTGCGGCGGATCGCCGCCGTCTGCGCGGTCACCGCCCGCGCCGCCCCCGGCACCCTGCTGCTCCATGCAGGACTGTCGCTGCTGGTGAGCGCGCTGCCGGTGGTGACGGCCTGGCTGATGAAGCTGGTCCTGGACGACCTGGCGAACGGTGCCCCGGGGACGCTGCTGTGGCCCGGTACGGCGCTGGCCGGCCTCGGTGTGACGGCGGTGGTGGCCTCTCAGACCATGCGGTACGCGCGAGCGGAGCTGGACCGCCGGGTGGGGCTGGAGATGCAGGACCGGCTGTTCGCCGCGGTCGATGGGTTCGTCGGACTGGGGAGGTTCGAGAACCCGCACTTCCTGGACCGCTTGCGCCTGGCCCAGCAGGCGGGCCACGAAACGGCCGCCCATGTCGCGGAGAGCATCCTGGGCGTTGTGCGCGCCGGGGCAACCATCGGAGGATTCCTCGGCTCGCTCCTCCTCGTCAGTCCCGTGATGGCCGGGATACTCCTGGTGGCCGGGGCGCCCGTGCTCTGGTCCGAAGTCGCGCTGGCACGGCGGCGGGCGCAGATGCTGTGGGAGGTCGGCCCGGTCGAACGGCGGGAGTTCTTCTATGCCGATCTGCTGTCGAGTGTGGAAGCGGCCAAGGAGGTCCGGCTCTTCGGCACCGGCCCGTTTCTGCGCGAACGGATGCTGACGGAACGTCGTACGGCCAACACCGCGAAGCGGGCCATGGACAGGCGCGAAATCGCCGTACAGACAGGGCTGGGCGGACTGGCGGCGCTGGTCTCCGGAGGTGGGCTGCTCTGGGCGGTCCTCGCGGCGCGCGGCGGGGCACTGTCGGTGGGCGATGTCACCATGTTCGTGGCCGCGATCGCCGGTGTGCAGGGGGCACTGGCGTCGTTGGCGGGTGACGCCGCACAGGGCCAGCAGACGCTGCTGATGTTCGACCACTACACGGCGGTGACGCAGGCCACCTCGGACCTCCCGGTCGCGGACCGGCCCCGCCCGTTGCCGACGCTGCGCCACGGGATCGAGTTCCGGGATGTCTGGTTCCGCTACTCGCCCGATCTCCCATGGGTGCTGCGCGGCGTCGACCTGCGGATTCCACAGGGCCGGGCACTCGCCCTCGTCGGGCTCAACGGGGCGGGCAAGTCCACTCTGGTGAAGCTGATCTGCCGGTTCTACGACCCGACGCACGGCGCGATCCTGTGGGACGGCGTGGACATCCGTGAGGTCGATCCGGCGCGGTTACGGGAACGAGTGGGCGCGGTGTTCCAGGACTACATGCAGTACGACATGACAGCGGCGGAGAACATCGCCCTCGGCGACCTCACCGTGCTGACGGAACGGGACCGATCGTATGAGCGGATGCGCCAGGCCGCACGACGGGCCGGCATCGACCGCCGGCTGGACGCACTGCCGCGGGGCTACGACACCTTGCTGACCCGGATGTTCTTCACGCAGGAGGACAAGGGCAACCCGGAGACGGGCGTGGTCCTTTCCGGCGGGCAGTGGCAGCGGCTCGCGCTGGCGCGGGCCTTCCTGCGCGATGGGTATGCGCGGCGCGAACTGATGATCCTCGACGAGCCATCGGCCGGGCTCGACGCGGAGGCGGAGCACGAGATCCACGCTTCCCTGCAAAGCGACCGCAGCGCCCGTACCAGCCTGCTGATCTCGCACCGGCTCAGTGCGTTGCGGGACGCGGACATCATCGTCGTACTCCGGGACGGGCGGGTCGCGGAGCAGGGGAACCACACTGTGCTGATGGCGGCGGGCGGCGAGTACGCACGGCTGTTCACCCTCCAGGCCGGTGGCTATCAGCTCTCCGCGGGAGAGTCGCCACTCACGCCGGAAGAGGCCCGCTGA